The Candidatus Polarisedimenticolaceae bacterium DNA window CGCGTCGATATTCCGAAAGTGCGATGGCGACTGCGTGCGCCGCATCATCCGAATCGTGCTCAGCCTGCAAGTCGCCGGCTAGCGCTCGTTCCATCAAGCTGCGCTCGAACGCTTGCGCCTTGCGGAGTGTTGCCTCCGCGACTCGTCGACGGTCGACCAAGTCTTGAGCGACCCCTGTCGAGGGATCGCTCAGTTGCGTCTTAGAAAACGCGACTTCCTCAACCAAAGTCCGTGCTCGTGTGCGCTCTGCCCACCTCAGAGCCTCATTCGGATGTCCGGCAGCGATCTGCCGCGTAACCATGGTGTCGAACCTGGGAGCGTACCGCGCGAGGAAGGTCGCGCGAGTGGTGTCCGCCGCGCTACTCTCCTGCCGCATCGACTCGACGGAGCCGAGCGCTGCGCTGAGCACAACCAAGGATTCCTCGCGCTCATGAGCGGCCCACAGGACGTCCGATTTCTCGAACTGTGCCTTCGCGGCCGCTTCGCGCCACTCGGAGTGAAGGTTCACCTTCGCAAGTGCGTCATCTATTGTTTTCAGCGCTTCTGGAAGCTGTCGGATTGCCAGCTGCGCTCGAGATACTTCGATCAAGCTTTCGGCGACGTCGACGCTCTTCGGCGCAATCGCCGTTCGAATCTCCAAGGCCCGCCGGAGCAACGGAAGCGCGTCCCGCGGCTGGCCCTCGTCGATGAGTACGGTCGCGAGATCGTGGAGTGCTCGAGCAGTCTCAGAATGCTCTTTCCCGAGTCCCGTTTCTCGTATGGAGAGGGCCTCGCGCAGCAGCGTCTCCGCCTCGACATACTGAGAGTCTTCGGCCAAGAAGATGGCGAGCTGCGCGAGATACACAGAGAGCTTCGGATCTGTGCTATCTGGAGCCACATACAATGAGCGGGCCTCTTCCGCACACGCTCGGTATTTCGCTTCGGCGTCTGCCCGTCGCCCTTGGAATCGAGCCAGCTCGGCCAGGTTGAAGGTGGCGGTAAGGATGCCCTCTTGGTCCTTGAGAGCTTGGCGTTCCGAAAACGACTCAATCTCGTACCTCTCGGCGTCTGCATAGCTCCCTTCGTCACGAAACGTTCCCGCCACGGAATTGAGCAACCACGCGTGCACCGGCGTGTGCTTCGGTGCAATGGCCAAGCCCTTGTTGAACTCGGCCCGGGCGGGGACCGAACCATCCGTCAAACGAGTGAGCTCGCCCGACGTCAGATATCCAACCGCCTTGTCGGTGGGACTCGCATCAGACGATTGGAGATATCGCTGCCGATCGGTGACGATTGGGCGAGCTTCATCGTAGCGGCCCATCGCCCCGAGGATCTGTGCGATTCCCTCGAGCGTCGCACCCATCGCTGCGTCACGCTCGGTCTCGGGCTGTAGTTTTCGGTGCTCCAACGAGCGCTGTCCATACTTGAGAGCTTCGTCGAAGCGATTCCAGTTGAAACAGATACTCGAGAGATTGTCGAGACTGTCTGCGACGGAGGCGTGGTCCAATGGGCGCAGCTTTTCCCATTCTTCTAGTCCATGCCTTAGCACCTCAAGAGTCGTCGCCCTGAACTCTGGTTTCTCCGAGTTGTAGAGAAGGAGTCCAAGGTGATCTATGAAACGAGCGATGGACGGCGCATCATCAGGAAAGCATCGGCGGGCGCTTGCCTCGGCATCCTGGAGCATCTGAAGGGCTGTCTCGTTCCCGTCCTTCAGTGCGGATCGGATGCGATCGGTGAGTTGCGCAGCCTCCCAGCACGCTTGATCGCGCGGCGAAGCTGCGTAGGCGCTAGTTGCACCCACCGCCCGTGAAGGTGTGTCGGGCCCATCTTTGATCTCCAGCGTCCAGACGCCGGGAGGATCCGCGAGCCAGGTGAATGTCACCGACTTCGCGAGCCATTCATCGCCTCTCTCTACGTGTCGAATCGCACCGGTTGGGTCTGTGAGTGTGATCGTCGCCGAGCCGTCGATCGTCGTCGCAACCCGGGCAGCTTGCCCGGCTTGGAGGTCACATCGCGGGTCGGAGGTTCGCCCTCCTACTCTCGGGCTTCCGCATCCGACGCACGCCACGACGAGTACTAGTGAATGAGATAAGAATTTCAACTGCGAATCCCAGCCGCGGGAACCTGAAGCACCCACCGACATGCCCGCTTCCAGTCCCGAACTCTGATGGTGACGGTCGTTGACGACTCGACTTGCTGAGAACTATGCGGTTGCCTGTCACCGATGTCAACGGTACTGTTGTTGCAGCTTACGCAATCCGCTACGACGTTGGGGGGTCTATGCGACATCGAATGATTGGGGCGACCATCGTCTTATTCTTGGCGCCATTTGTCTTGACCGCGTTTGCGGCGCCTGTCACCAAAAAACTCGATCGGCTGTTCCCGGTTGCGTCATGCCCGTTTCCAAGGCCCGATTGCGCCGAAACGTCCTTGATTTGTCCGGACTACTGCGCCACTAATCCCGCAACACCCCTTTGTACGGACGCGAACAGCAACGGCGCGTGCTGCGAGCAGCCGTATGGGGAGTCCTCACCGGAGCACTGCGGGCTCAATGTTAGTCATGAGACTTCCGACCTGCAATTCGGGGTGCCCGCTGTAGGGGGCAATTACGGCGGGCCTGTCGCGATTACAATCCGTCGCACCGGGGACACCCAGCCGAGCGCGATCCGCGAGATTTCTTATTTGGCATTTATCGCCCAATCTCCCTACCTTGACAATCAGCCGACCCAATCAAGACTCGACGACTATCTCGGCAATGGAAATTACTGCGCCGCGAGTGATTCGTCCTGCGACGACTGCAAGCGCGAGAGCCCGCAGGACTGCTATCAGGGCGATGGTCGGCCGACGGTCTTCTTTCCGGTCCGTTCGATTACCAGCGGCGAATTTGGATTCGAAGAACCGTTCAATGTGGCCCCGGACAACTCGCGACCCGAATGCTACCGATCTGATTCTGTCGGGAGACGACACGGGACGTGGGTGCTTGGCGGCGGTGCGTCAATCGCGATTGATGAATTCCCGAGTTACCCACTGCGCTTGGGTTCAAGTAGTGACAATACCGGTGCGACGGCAACGCTCGTTGTGCCATTTGTACCAAGCGGGTTGTATGAGCTCTACGGAATCTGGTTCAGCAGTACGAACGGTCAGAATGCAGTCACGTTTGAAGTCGCGACCGGAGACGACGAGCGCGTTTTCGATGAGGACGGGGACGGAGTGCCCAATGAGTGCGACAACTGCCCTTCGGTCCCCAACGGAGACTGCGACGCGTCCACCGCGGCTTGCGATATCAACGGGGACGGGATACTCAGCGCCGACGAGATAAGCAAGGGGAACCAAGCCGACACCGACGGAGATGGGAGAGGAGACGCATGCCCGGATTCGACACCTCCTACCAGTTCGGCAAGCGTGACGCCGGATCCTAATGCCGCCGGTTGGAATAACACCGATGCGGTGGTGACGATCACGGCGGTGGACGAAACCGGCGGCTCAGGAGTCGCCTCGATCTCCGTCGAGACCTCCGGTGCGCAGGTCGTCCCCCTGACGGTAACCCCCGGCGCAAGCGCGATGGTGACGACAAGCGCCGAGGGCACGACCAACGTCAAGTTCTGGGCCACCGACAATGCCGGCAACACTGAGGCACCGCAGACACTGCCGGTAATGGTGGACAAGTCGGCGCCTCAGGTTACGTGCTCCGTGAATCCATCGTTCCTCTGGCCGCCGAACCATCGACTCGTGGACGTCGTTGCAAGCGTGTCGGTCATCGATGCGCTCTCCGGGCCGGACAATTTCGTGCTCGATTCGGTTCTCGGTGACGAACCTGACAAGTCAAAGAACGGAGTGGACATCGCCAATGATATTCAAGGCTTCGTACTGCACACCGGGGACACCACCGGCAAGTTGCGTGCGGAATGCCTCGGGACGGGCGATGGCAGGACATATAAGTTGATTTAT harbors:
- a CDS encoding CHAT domain-containing tetratricopeptide repeat protein, encoding MTFTWLADPPGVWTLEIKDGPDTPSRAVGATSAYAASPRDQACWEAAQLTDRIRSALKDGNETALQMLQDAEASARRCFPDDAPSIARFIDHLGLLLYNSEKPEFRATTLEVLRHGLEEWEKLRPLDHASVADSLDNLSSICFNWNRFDEALKYGQRSLEHRKLQPETERDAAMGATLEGIAQILGAMGRYDEARPIVTDRQRYLQSSDASPTDKAVGYLTSGELTRLTDGSVPARAEFNKGLAIAPKHTPVHAWLLNSVAGTFRDEGSYADAERYEIESFSERQALKDQEGILTATFNLAELARFQGRRADAEAKYRACAEEARSLYVAPDSTDPKLSVYLAQLAIFLAEDSQYVEAETLLREALSIRETGLGKEHSETARALHDLATVLIDEGQPRDALPLLRRALEIRTAIAPKSVDVAESLIEVSRAQLAIRQLPEALKTIDDALAKVNLHSEWREAAAKAQFEKSDVLWAAHEREESLVVLSAALGSVESMRQESSAADTTRATFLARYAPRFDTMVTRQIAAGHPNEALRWAERTRARTLVEEVAFSKTQLSDPSTGVAQDLVDRRRVAEATLRKAQAFERSLMERALAGDLQAEHDSDDAAHAVAIALSEYRRANGEIRRVDPRYREVMASIDHLTSNTDELRQAMKAFANDILYFQIGVEASRVFVVSAQGAEVQAFSLNLDESTAKLLGVSSGPLTSKSLGRLFDCRFRAKYDVPSPRGARLASSCEGNGFPNDQWLHALWRALVPEPVWARIHKAGHVTVIPDAQLNQVPMDALVVTVDSTEESTKYWLDDGPVITIAPSISFSFYGKETHGTTDLELLSVAGVVNRIANVGGSSPGPPTDVNGARGVDGERDGTLEQAFRLPALSNSIPEQESIAAAIQRRQPGCRLVLLHDDTATEQEVRADIGRARLVHFATHAIGSTGSDGLRAALVLKLPAGTVASEADGLLELHEVYSLRIPAELVVLAACGTHTGEEINLEGAVSLSRGFLIAGARRVVSTLWAVDDSAARQVITALFDSVPTGDRPTTSTGFADALWEAKRKVRATANYHSPQFWGAFVLIGSP